Proteins encoded within one genomic window of Phototrophicus methaneseepsis:
- a CDS encoding AraC family transcriptional regulator, producing MSQIRIREGFKDQILYVVPRNAVARFNEHPLIFPLMPTDIGSYPRARFHYCEREQGAQEHILIFCTDGSGWYEIDGQRGTVQQNEALLIRRNTPHVYAASDKSPWSINWLHFIGSSADLFVRQLSADEHTVAVDDDTSTTLGKLFSDCCNALATGFVLQRMIYASQTLHHLLATLFFDNRAFAPMLQTSRFHNLDATLAYLEQNIDNPLTLADMAAHARLSPSHFSRLFKEQTGYSPMDYFIHLKMQTACKLLYLTDLTVREVSFELGYSDPYYFSRLFKKVMGMSPMQYRSQPRGEMTERLSP from the coding sequence ATGTCCCAAATCCGTATCCGCGAAGGTTTTAAAGATCAAATCCTCTATGTCGTCCCTCGGAATGCCGTCGCGCGCTTTAACGAGCATCCGCTCATTTTCCCACTCATGCCGACTGACATCGGTTCGTACCCCCGTGCGCGCTTTCATTACTGCGAGCGCGAGCAAGGCGCCCAGGAGCACATCCTCATCTTTTGCACGGATGGCAGCGGTTGGTACGAGATTGATGGGCAGCGCGGGACCGTACAGCAGAACGAAGCTTTGCTCATCCGGCGGAATACACCGCACGTTTACGCCGCATCCGATAAATCCCCCTGGTCAATCAACTGGCTGCATTTCATCGGCAGTAGTGCGGATTTATTCGTGCGCCAGTTAAGTGCAGACGAGCACACGGTTGCAGTCGATGATGACACCAGCACCACACTGGGCAAGCTGTTCAGCGACTGCTGCAACGCATTGGCAACCGGCTTTGTGCTTCAGCGTATGATCTACGCCTCCCAGACACTGCATCATTTACTCGCTACCCTGTTCTTCGATAATCGTGCCTTTGCTCCCATGCTCCAGACGAGCCGTTTTCATAACCTGGATGCAACGCTGGCCTACCTGGAACAAAATATTGATAACCCGCTCACCCTTGCCGATATGGCAGCCCATGCTCGGCTGTCCCCATCGCATTTTTCCCGCTTGTTCAAAGAGCAGACCGGCTATTCGCCCATGGATTATTTCATCCATCTCAAGATGCAAACCGCCTGCAAGCTGCTTTATCTGACCGATCTCACGGTTCGAGAAGTCAGCTTTGAACTCGGCTATAGCGACCCGTACTACTTCTCCCGGCTATTCAAGAAGGTGATGGGCATGTCGCCCATGCAATACCGTAGCCAGCCGCGCGGCGAAATGACCGAGCGCCTCAGTCCATGA
- a CDS encoding ABC transporter ATP-binding protein yields the protein MAAQPDAPQVAERPLLEIRNLKTYYPITAGFFKRTVGYVKAVDDVSLTIPEGQTLGLVGESGSGKTTLAHSVMRGIKPTSGEVIFHDETRGPVDVASADADTLHHVRRNMQMVFQDPFASLNPRMTLLEIIGEPLIVNNIAKGKEVQDRVAELLKVVGLRPEYMRRFPHAFSGGQRQRIVVARALALNPRLVIADEPTSALDVSVQAQTLNLLKDLQTQLNLSYLFISHDLGVVEHVSDVVAVMYVGRLVEVAPTSALYQKPNHPYTEALLGSIPRPDPARKRHRVTVTGEIPNPANPPSGCYFHPRCPYAQAICASKTPPLREIKPGQFAACHFSEDLALKGVNDH from the coding sequence ATGGCAGCCCAGCCTGATGCGCCACAAGTGGCCGAACGTCCCTTGCTCGAAATCCGTAACCTGAAGACTTATTATCCCATCACAGCCGGGTTTTTTAAGCGGACGGTGGGGTACGTCAAAGCTGTGGACGATGTCTCCCTGACGATCCCTGAAGGCCAAACGCTGGGCCTAGTTGGAGAAAGTGGCTCCGGCAAGACGACGTTGGCTCATAGCGTGATGCGTGGTATTAAGCCAACTTCTGGTGAAGTCATCTTCCACGATGAAACGCGTGGCCCGGTCGATGTGGCGAGCGCCGATGCTGACACACTGCATCATGTGCGCCGCAATATGCAGATGGTTTTCCAGGACCCGTTCGCTTCGTTGAATCCGCGTATGACGCTGTTGGAAATTATCGGCGAGCCGTTGATCGTCAATAACATCGCCAAAGGGAAAGAAGTCCAGGATCGCGTCGCGGAACTGTTGAAGGTCGTCGGCCTGCGCCCGGAATATATGCGGCGCTTCCCGCATGCCTTCAGCGGTGGGCAGCGTCAGCGTATTGTCGTCGCACGCGCCCTGGCCCTGAATCCTCGGTTGGTGATTGCTGACGAGCCGACATCGGCACTGGATGTATCCGTCCAGGCGCAAACGCTGAATCTGTTAAAAGATTTGCAGACACAGTTGAACCTGTCTTACTTATTCATCTCGCATGACCTGGGTGTTGTCGAGCATGTGAGTGATGTGGTCGCTGTGATGTACGTCGGACGTCTGGTGGAAGTGGCGCCAACGAGCGCGCTCTATCAGAAGCCGAACCACCCTTACACGGAGGCGCTGCTCGGCAGTATCCCACGGCCTGACCCGGCTCGTAAGCGGCATCGCGTCACCGTGACGGGCGAAATACCAAACCCTGCGAATCCGCCATCTGGCTGTTACTTCCATCCGCGCTGCCCGTATGCTCAGGCGATCTGCGCGAGCAAAACGCCCCCCTTGAGAGAAATCAAACCAGGGCAGTTTGCAGCATGCCACTTCAGCGAAGACTTAGCCCTTAAGGGGGTCAATGATCATTAA
- a CDS encoding M81 family metallopeptidase: MRIAIGGIAVECCSFSPLPTRLDDITRLRGDELHAEYPFLPSLPEAEYVPLIRGRATPGGPVERSAYEQIKQEFLDKLREGGPWDGVYLDMHGALYVLGMEDAEGDWTASVREVVGEDCMISASYDLHGNVSPRVMANVDLLTAYRTAPHRDVTETRERACRLLVHCLMHDVHPNKVFIPVPLLLPGEKAMTTAEPAGSLYARIPEVIEAYDLLDVSILVGYAWVDEPRATACVITLGEDAGKAQQAAEELARDYWSRREGFRFGMPTGTVDACIEQAQALPEKPVFISDAGDNITGGGIGDVPYCLDRLLAHGITNCLYAGIVDAAAVAVCFDVGTGAEVSLSLGGKLDTTHGTPFEVVATVLKLDDTLTTNRHAIIDVQGIQVILTERRTAFTTAAQFDQLGIDPRTYELVVIKLGYLFPEIAPMAQHALLALSPGAIDPAVENLPYEHVKHPIFPLDREMTWHP, encoded by the coding sequence ATGCGAATCGCCATTGGTGGAATTGCCGTTGAATGCTGCTCCTTTTCGCCATTGCCAACACGGCTCGATGACATCACACGCCTGCGCGGCGACGAACTGCACGCTGAATATCCCTTTCTGCCATCCCTGCCAGAGGCCGAGTATGTCCCACTGATTCGTGGGCGGGCAACCCCTGGCGGCCCGGTAGAACGCAGCGCTTATGAGCAGATCAAGCAGGAATTCCTGGATAAGCTGCGCGAGGGTGGCCCATGGGATGGGGTCTATCTCGATATGCATGGGGCGCTCTATGTCCTCGGTATGGAAGATGCCGAAGGCGATTGGACAGCATCTGTACGGGAGGTCGTCGGTGAAGATTGTATGATCTCCGCAAGTTATGATTTGCATGGGAATGTCTCGCCGCGCGTCATGGCGAATGTGGATTTGCTCACAGCCTATCGCACCGCGCCACACCGTGATGTGACGGAAACACGAGAGCGCGCTTGCCGCCTTCTGGTGCACTGCCTTATGCATGATGTGCATCCCAACAAGGTATTCATCCCGGTGCCGCTGCTGCTCCCAGGCGAAAAAGCCATGACCACAGCAGAGCCAGCAGGCAGCCTTTATGCACGCATTCCGGAGGTCATCGAAGCTTACGATTTGCTGGATGTTTCGATTCTCGTCGGCTATGCCTGGGTAGATGAACCCCGTGCAACCGCCTGTGTGATTACCCTGGGCGAAGACGCGGGCAAGGCTCAACAAGCTGCTGAAGAACTCGCCCGTGACTACTGGTCACGTCGCGAGGGCTTTCGCTTCGGCATGCCAACAGGCACCGTCGATGCATGCATTGAGCAAGCACAAGCCCTGCCGGAAAAGCCTGTCTTCATCAGCGATGCAGGCGATAATATCACCGGGGGTGGCATTGGGGATGTCCCTTACTGCCTCGATAGATTGCTTGCACACGGGATAACAAACTGCCTGTATGCCGGGATTGTCGATGCAGCGGCGGTGGCTGTTTGCTTCGACGTGGGCACCGGGGCAGAGGTATCGTTATCCTTGGGTGGCAAGCTGGATACCACACATGGAACGCCGTTTGAGGTCGTCGCAACAGTCCTCAAATTGGATGATACCCTCACGACAAATCGCCACGCCATCATTGATGTTCAGGGGATACAGGTCATCCTTACAGAGCGTCGCACAGCTTTCACGACGGCGGCACAATTCGACCAACTTGGCATTGATCCGCGCACATATGAACTGGTCGTGATCAAGCTGGGTTACTTGTTCCCGGAGATTGCACCCATGGCGCAGCATGCTCTGCTGGCGCTGAGCCCTGGTGCCATTGACCCGGCAGTGGAGAACTTACCGTATGAGCACGTCAAGCATCCGATCTTCCCGCTGGACCGAGAAATGACGTGGCATCCATAA
- a CDS encoding DUF5107 domain-containing protein — translation MNGTQAGVQAWVEQVTIPTYRIGEPEKNPMFLEKRVYQGSSGVVYPHPIVERVFDEKQDQVYNAVFLENRYLKIMLLPEIGGRVQMALDKTNNYHFIYYNQVIKPALVGLTGPWISGGIEFNWPQHHRPSTFEPVDYRIDENADGSRTVWMGEIERMFRTKGMAGFTLHPDRAYLEINVQLYNRTDFPQTFLWWANPAVAVNDDYQSVFPPDVYAVMDHGKRDVSSFPIATGTYYKMNYAPGTDISRYKNIPVPTSYMAYHSDFDFVGCYDHGKQAGMMHVANHHVVPGKKQWTWGSGDFGQAWDRHLTDEDGPYIELMCGAYTDNQPDFSWLQPGEEKRFTQIFMPYKRIGAPKNASKEVLLNLEVKGSKADIGVYVSSPRAVRVVLTCGDSVLFERAASLDPETLLEESITLPDGATVADLKLSVYDGESNAELLSYAPLVDQEHNIPDPATAARPPAEIETNEELFLNGLHLEQYRHATYEPEPYYEEALRRDPLDSRCNNALGLLLLRRGKFAEAEAYFRKAITRLISRNPNPYDGEPYYNLGIALRLQARYTEAFDAFYKAIWNAAWQDSGYFELARIACRRQSWDEALDLLGRSLANNTRHYKARHLKIAVLRHLGRTADAQQEADASLEMDRLDSGALVEQFWLNDDTTYRDLFGDDAQTCIEIALDYAHAGFYDEALNLLGAAPLTDPMVRYYAGWIQQQMGDNAAADASFVAAAGLSSDYCFPHRVEAVPALQAAIDSHPDDARAPYYLGNFWYAHRRYEEAITCWERAAELDPAFPTVYRNLGLAYMNKRGDEQAAKAAYERAFALNTADGRILFELDQLDKQLGRAPAERLARLEQYADLVQWRDDLTVERVLLLNVLGRSEEALTSLMSRTFHPWEGGEGKVTTQYVASQIEIAKRALLEERAQDAIDHLRQALIYPVSLGEGKLIGSHDNHIYFLLGVAYTLAGDPDQARANFEKATLGSMELASAMYYNDQPPELIFYQGLARLALGRVEEANSIFQALMDYGQEHMDDEVQMDYFAVSLPDFLVFDTDLKVRHRLHCHFMMGLGLLGLGKREEAQTEFDIVLAQQPDHLGAVVHRAWRFNPSGYTSSANYAS, via the coding sequence ATGAATGGAACACAAGCCGGGGTTCAGGCATGGGTAGAGCAGGTCACAATCCCGACCTATCGCATCGGTGAACCTGAAAAGAACCCTATGTTCCTTGAGAAGCGCGTCTATCAGGGCAGCAGCGGCGTCGTTTACCCGCATCCAATCGTCGAGCGCGTCTTCGATGAAAAGCAAGATCAGGTCTATAACGCGGTCTTCCTGGAGAACCGCTATCTAAAGATCATGCTCCTGCCGGAGATCGGCGGGCGTGTTCAGATGGCGCTGGACAAGACCAATAACTACCACTTTATCTATTATAACCAGGTCATTAAGCCCGCCCTCGTTGGCCTGACGGGTCCCTGGATCTCCGGCGGGATCGAGTTTAACTGGCCCCAACATCACCGCCCCAGCACGTTTGAGCCTGTCGATTATCGCATTGATGAGAATGCTGATGGCAGCAGAACGGTATGGATGGGTGAAATTGAGCGCATGTTCCGCACCAAAGGGATGGCAGGCTTCACGCTGCATCCTGACCGCGCCTATCTCGAAATTAACGTCCAACTGTATAACCGGACGGATTTCCCCCAGACATTCCTCTGGTGGGCAAACCCGGCAGTCGCCGTCAACGATGATTATCAATCGGTCTTCCCACCCGATGTTTACGCCGTTATGGACCACGGTAAACGGGATGTCTCAAGCTTCCCGATCGCAACAGGCACGTATTACAAAATGAACTATGCGCCGGGGACAGATATTTCTCGTTATAAGAATATCCCCGTGCCCACTTCATACATGGCGTATCACTCCGATTTCGACTTCGTTGGCTGCTATGACCACGGCAAGCAAGCGGGGATGATGCACGTCGCCAATCATCATGTCGTCCCTGGCAAAAAGCAGTGGACGTGGGGGTCTGGTGACTTTGGTCAGGCCTGGGATCGCCATCTGACGGATGAGGATGGCCCCTATATTGAGTTGATGTGTGGCGCGTACACGGATAATCAGCCTGATTTTAGCTGGTTGCAGCCCGGTGAGGAGAAGCGCTTTACACAAATCTTCATGCCATACAAGCGCATCGGCGCACCTAAGAATGCTTCTAAAGAGGTGCTGCTCAACCTGGAAGTTAAGGGCTCGAAAGCGGATATTGGCGTTTATGTCTCCAGCCCGCGTGCTGTGCGCGTTGTGCTGACGTGTGGCGACAGCGTTCTATTCGAGCGTGCTGCATCGCTTGACCCGGAGACACTTCTCGAAGAATCCATTACCCTGCCAGATGGGGCTACTGTCGCTGACCTAAAATTGAGCGTTTATGATGGCGAGAGCAATGCCGAATTGCTCTCTTATGCGCCATTGGTCGATCAAGAACACAATATCCCTGACCCCGCGACTGCGGCACGCCCCCCTGCGGAGATTGAGACGAATGAGGAATTATTCCTCAATGGCCTGCATCTGGAGCAGTATCGTCACGCGACATATGAACCAGAACCCTATTACGAAGAGGCCCTTCGCCGCGATCCGCTCGACAGCCGCTGCAATAACGCGCTCGGCTTGCTGCTGCTGCGCCGTGGTAAATTCGCTGAGGCAGAAGCTTACTTCCGCAAGGCGATCACCCGCCTGATATCGCGTAACCCGAACCCCTACGATGGCGAACCTTACTACAATCTCGGCATCGCCCTGAGGTTGCAGGCACGCTACACGGAAGCTTTCGACGCTTTCTATAAAGCGATCTGGAATGCAGCATGGCAAGATAGTGGCTACTTTGAACTGGCACGTATTGCCTGCCGCCGCCAATCTTGGGATGAAGCGCTTGACCTGCTTGGGCGTTCGCTGGCAAACAATACACGGCATTACAAAGCACGCCATCTCAAAATTGCTGTGCTGCGTCATCTGGGCCGCACTGCCGACGCTCAACAGGAAGCCGATGCCAGCCTGGAAATGGACAGACTGGATAGCGGGGCGCTTGTGGAGCAATTCTGGCTGAACGATGACACAACGTACCGCGATCTGTTTGGCGATGATGCGCAAACCTGCATTGAGATTGCGCTCGATTATGCACACGCCGGGTTCTATGACGAAGCGCTCAACCTGCTAGGGGCCGCGCCACTCACGGACCCGATGGTTCGCTATTATGCCGGTTGGATACAGCAGCAAATGGGCGACAACGCGGCGGCTGATGCGAGCTTCGTGGCAGCGGCTGGCCTCTCGTCCGATTATTGCTTCCCCCATCGCGTGGAAGCGGTCCCGGCCCTGCAAGCGGCTATCGACAGTCACCCCGATGATGCCCGTGCGCCTTATTACCTCGGCAACTTCTGGTATGCGCACCGCCGCTATGAAGAAGCGATCACCTGCTGGGAACGGGCCGCAGAACTTGACCCGGCATTCCCCACGGTCTATCGCAACCTGGGGCTGGCTTATATGAATAAGCGCGGTGATGAGCAGGCCGCAAAAGCCGCCTATGAACGTGCTTTTGCCCTCAACACAGCGGATGGTCGCATTTTGTTCGAGCTGGATCAGCTTGATAAGCAGTTGGGGCGTGCCCCGGCGGAACGCCTCGCACGTCTGGAGCAATATGCTGATCTCGTCCAATGGCGTGATGATTTAACCGTTGAGCGCGTCCTGTTGCTCAATGTGTTAGGCCGTAGTGAAGAAGCGCTCACCAGCCTGATGAGCCGCACCTTCCATCCATGGGAAGGGGGCGAAGGCAAAGTCACGACGCAATATGTCGCCAGCCAGATCGAAATTGCCAAGCGAGCCTTGCTCGAAGAACGTGCGCAAGATGCTATTGATCACCTGAGACAAGCGCTCATCTATCCCGTGTCCCTGGGCGAAGGTAAGCTCATCGGCTCGCACGATAATCACATCTATTTCTTACTGGGCGTGGCATACACGCTTGCTGGCGATCCTGACCAGGCCAGGGCAAATTTTGAAAAGGCGACATTGGGCTCTATGGAACTGGCTTCAGCGATGTATTACAACGACCAGCCGCCGGAATTGATTTTCTATCAGGGGTTGGCACGCCTTGCTTTAGGGCGGGTAGAAGAAGCCAACAGCATCTTCCAGGCGCTCATGGATTATGGGCAGGAACATATGGACGATGAGGTGCAAATGGATTACTTCGCTGTCTCGCTGCCTGATTTCCTCGTCTTCGATACGGACTTGAAGGTTCGTCATCGCCTGCACTGCCATTTCATGATGGGGTTAGGGTTGTTGGGATTGGGCAAGCGCGAAGAGGCCCAGACTGAGTTTGATATTGTGCTGGCACAACAGCCCGATCACCTCGGTGCCGTCGTGCATCGTGCATGGCGCTTCAATCCGAGTGGCTATACATCGAGCGCGAACTATGCCTCATGA
- a CDS encoding M24 family metallopeptidase has protein sequence MYKEVELTELALPEFGLPTIQPVITAELYRERLNHLVERAGAEGYDVFVVYGDKEHFPNLTYLTGYDPRFEESLLVIDIARYGEQKPLLLVGNEGIGYANISPIKDDLEFVLYQSMSLLSQPRGDSRSLADIMHSGGVKSGASVGVAGWKYFNEVETSSPSEWIEIPSYVVDTLRELAGSEGSVVNAGHIFMDATTGLRAINEVEQLAAFEFAETFASQSVRNVLFGVRPGMTELEAGELLRLNGLALAAHVFLASGERAFLGMASPSLNRIEEGDPFTVCCAPWGGLTSRAGFIVERADQLPEDIQDYVEKVVAPYFQAIVAWYEHIGIGVPGGELYDIIHDKIGDPFFGVKLNPGHLIHLDEWVHSPVYKDSKEQLKSGMALQVDVIPGTGTRYYTSNIEDGIALADEDLRAAFAEQYPEAWGRIQARRAFMQDVLGINLKPEVLPFSNIPAYLPPFVLAPQRAMRAL, from the coding sequence ATGTATAAAGAAGTTGAACTTACAGAACTCGCTCTTCCGGAATTCGGACTCCCTACAATTCAGCCTGTCATCACCGCTGAATTGTACCGTGAGCGACTCAATCATCTGGTGGAACGCGCCGGTGCCGAAGGCTATGATGTGTTCGTCGTCTACGGTGATAAAGAGCATTTTCCGAATCTGACGTACCTCACAGGTTATGATCCACGCTTCGAAGAATCGTTGTTAGTGATTGACATCGCCCGTTATGGCGAACAGAAACCGCTCCTGCTCGTCGGCAATGAAGGCATCGGTTACGCCAACATCAGCCCCATTAAGGATGACCTCGAATTCGTACTTTATCAGAGCATGAGTTTGCTCAGTCAGCCGCGCGGCGACAGCCGTTCACTGGCGGATATTATGCATTCTGGTGGCGTTAAATCAGGAGCGAGCGTCGGCGTCGCTGGTTGGAAATACTTCAACGAAGTGGAAACATCCTCACCCAGCGAGTGGATCGAAATTCCAAGCTATGTTGTCGATACGCTCCGCGAACTAGCGGGCAGCGAAGGCAGCGTCGTTAACGCGGGGCATATTTTCATGGATGCCACGACAGGCTTACGCGCGATCAACGAAGTGGAGCAACTGGCCGCTTTCGAATTCGCTGAGACGTTTGCTTCGCAGTCTGTGCGCAACGTGCTATTTGGTGTGCGCCCTGGCATGACGGAACTTGAAGCAGGCGAGCTGTTGCGTTTGAACGGCCTTGCGTTGGCAGCACATGTTTTCCTGGCATCTGGGGAGCGGGCCTTCCTGGGGATGGCAAGCCCAAGCCTCAACCGCATTGAAGAGGGCGATCCCTTCACCGTTTGCTGTGCGCCCTGGGGTGGCCTGACCAGTCGCGCCGGGTTCATCGTGGAGCGTGCAGATCAGCTCCCTGAAGATATTCAGGATTATGTTGAAAAAGTCGTCGCCCCGTACTTCCAGGCGATTGTCGCCTGGTACGAGCACATCGGGATTGGCGTCCCTGGTGGCGAATTGTACGACATCATTCACGACAAAATTGGTGATCCGTTCTTCGGCGTCAAGCTGAACCCAGGCCATCTCATCCACTTAGACGAGTGGGTACATTCACCTGTATACAAAGATTCCAAAGAGCAATTGAAATCCGGCATGGCCCTACAAGTAGACGTCATCCCTGGGACGGGCACGCGCTACTACACATCGAACATCGAAGACGGCATCGCCCTGGCAGACGAAGACTTACGCGCAGCTTTCGCTGAACAATACCCAGAAGCATGGGGACGTATTCAAGCACGCCGCGCGTTCATGCAGGATGTGCTCGGCATCAACCTGAAGCCGGAAGTTCTGCCCTTCTCTAACATCCCAGCCTACTTACCACCGTTCGTCCTCGCGCCTCAACGGGCGATGCGGGCACTCTAG